Proteins encoded by one window of Triplophysa rosa linkage group LG19, Trosa_1v2, whole genome shotgun sequence:
- the ccnjl gene encoding cyclin-J-like protein encodes MGKMEPEGQWWKSQLAADIHQSLRIKELKLPTYQAHSPQIGMRRYFADLLAVLSNRYQLCPTARHLAVYLLDLFMDHYDVAVRQLYVIALSCLLLASKFEEKEDRVPKLEQLNTLGFMCSLNLTLNKRDLIKMELLLLETFGWNLCMPTPAHFIDYYLHAAVQEGDLHNGWPLSSLSKTKAFMDKYTHYFLEVSLQDHAFLSFRPSQVAAACIAASRICLQISPSWTTVLHLLTGYSWDHLTQCIQLMLLAHDNDVKEANKSKSSPSSSQSLQPQAHVPPSLITPSLQRQPTASSQQLLLQASSYPQHSPALSQLHMLADCQALGSVGSREYLQPHQASLLSASMPASSFASFPSLATGLRGLPLQGPISMQVSMGPERHCLGLTYGSGYLSSYHTFTAGCFDR; translated from the exons ATGGGAAAGATGGAACCAGAGGGGCAGTGGTGGAAAAGCCAGCTCGCAGCGGACATCCATCAATCTCTCAGGATTAAG GAGCTAAAATTGCCAACATACCAGGCTCACTCTCCACAGATCGGGATGCGACGGTACTTTGCCGACCTGCTGGCCGTTCTCAGTAACCGCTATCAGCTGTGTCCTACCGCACGTCACCTGGCTGTCTACCTGCTCGACCTCTTCATGGACCACTATGATGTAGCGGTGCGGCAGCTCTACGTCATCGCACTCTCCTGCCTTCTCCTGGCCA GTAAATTTGAGGAAAAGGAGGACCGCGTGCCCAAACTGGAGCAGCTGAACACGTTGGGCTTCATGTGCAGTCTGAACCTCACTCTCAACAAGCGTGACCTCATCAAGATGGAGCTCCTGCTACTGGAGACGTTCGGATGGAACCTGTGCATGCCCACGCCCGCCCACTTTATCGACTACTACCTCCACGCTGCTGTCCAGGAGGGCGACCTGCACAACGGCTGGCCTCTTTCCTCCCTGTCCAAGACCAAAGCCTTCATGGACAAATACACACACTACTTCTTAGAGGTCTCATTACAAG ATCACGCGTTTCTAAGCTTCAGGCCGTCTCAGGTGGCGGCTGCCTGCATAGCTGCATCCAGAATCTGCCTGCAGATCTCACCCAGCTGGACCACTGTTCTCCACCTGCTCACGGGTTACTCCTGGGATCATCTGACACAGTGCATCCAGCTCATGTTACT TGCCCATGACAACGATGTGAAAGAGGCCAACAAATCCAAATCGTCCCCCTCCTCCAGCCAAAGCCTCCAACCCCAAGCTCACGTCCCCCCAAGCCTTATCACCCCCTCTCTACAGAGGCAGCCCACCGCCAGCTCCCAGCAGCTGCTCCTCCAGGCCAGCAGCTACCCGCAGCACTCGCCGGCATTATCCCAGCTGCACATGCTGGCAGACTGCCAGGCCCTGGGATCCGTGGGCTCCCGGGAATACCTGCAGCCCCACCAAGCCAGCCTTCTTTCGGCGTCGATGCCGGCCAGCTCATTCGCTTCATTTCCCAGCTTGGCGACCGGGCTGCGTGGGTTGCCCCTTCAAGGTCCTATCTCCATGCAGGTGAGCATGGGACCCGAGCGCCACTGCCTCGGTCTGACTTATGGGAGCGGTTACCTGAGCTCCTACCACACGTTCACAGCCGGATGCTTCGACAGGTGA